A DNA window from Pontimonas salivibrio contains the following coding sequences:
- a CDS encoding GuaB3 family IMP dehydrogenase-related protein: MNELEIGGAKRAREAYGLDDIAVIPSRRTRDPEDVSLEWSIDAFTFSMPVVAAPMDSVMSPESAITLGKLGGLGVLNLEGLWTRYADAEKVLAEISHVDPQVATPLLQKLYQEPIKPELIRQRLDEIREAGVPVAGALSPQRTREFSDVVISAGVDLFVIRGTTVSAEHVSSNREPLNLKEFIYQLDVPVIVGGAASYTAALHLMRTGAAGVLVGFGGGASSSTRLTLGIHAPMVTAISDVAAARRDYLDESGGRYVHVLADGGLGVSGNIVAALASGADAVMLGSPLARAKEAPGAGWHWGPEAHHPHLPRGNRVEVGSAGSLEEVLLGPAYLADGKTNLMGALRHSMATCGYTELKDFQKVDVVLTKH; this comes from the coding sequence GTGAACGAGCTGGAAATTGGTGGCGCGAAGCGCGCCCGCGAAGCCTATGGTCTTGACGACATTGCCGTGATTCCCTCACGGCGCACGAGGGACCCCGAAGATGTCTCCCTCGAGTGGTCGATTGATGCGTTTACTTTTTCTATGCCGGTCGTGGCCGCCCCGATGGATTCGGTGATGTCCCCGGAAAGCGCCATTACGCTCGGAAAGCTTGGTGGCTTGGGGGTGTTGAACCTCGAAGGGCTGTGGACCCGCTACGCCGACGCCGAAAAAGTGTTGGCCGAGATTTCCCACGTAGACCCTCAGGTGGCCACTCCCTTGTTGCAGAAGCTTTACCAGGAACCGATTAAGCCAGAACTGATTCGACAGCGCCTCGACGAAATTCGTGAAGCGGGTGTTCCCGTTGCCGGAGCGTTGAGCCCGCAGCGCACGAGAGAGTTTTCGGATGTGGTGATTTCTGCCGGGGTTGACCTTTTCGTGATTAGAGGGACCACTGTCAGTGCGGAACACGTCAGTTCCAACCGTGAACCCCTCAACCTCAAAGAGTTCATCTATCAACTCGATGTCCCCGTGATTGTGGGCGGTGCTGCCAGCTACACGGCGGCTTTGCACCTGATGCGCACCGGCGCCGCCGGTGTTCTTGTCGGTTTCGGTGGTGGTGCGTCATCCAGCACCAGACTCACCCTCGGTATTCACGCGCCCATGGTGACCGCTATTTCCGATGTGGCAGCAGCCAGACGTGACTACCTCGATGAATCCGGCGGCCGTTACGTTCACGTCTTAGCCGACGGTGGCTTGGGTGTGAGCGGCAACATTGTGGCGGCGTTAGCCTCTGGTGCCGATGCGGTCATGCTGGGTTCGCCCCTGGCCCGAGCGAAAGAAGCACCCGGTGCTGGTTGGCATTGGGGGCCTGAAGCACACCACCCACACCTTCCCCGGGGAAACCGTGTTGAGGTGGGTAGTGCGGGTTCGCTCGAGGAAGTCCTCCTAGGCCCTGCCTATTTAGCGGACGGCAAGACCAACCTGATGGGTGCGCTTCGCCACTCCATGGCGACTTGTGGCTACACCGAGCTCAAAGACTTCCAAAAGGTCGACGTCGTTCTCACCAAACATTAG
- a CDS encoding ATP-dependent helicase has product MLPADSPLLEGLNDRQAQAVTSQAGALLIVAGAGSGKTSVLTRRIAGLIASKTAWPSQILAITFTNKAAGEMRERVAALVGEASQGMWISTFHSACVRILRTEAERFGYTKAFTIYDSGDQRALIKRLIRDHGADRLGLTPASVSGKMSRLKNELVDVDSYRGQVRESDPNDVAFYQLWSDYQAELARSQAFDFDDLIVHTVQLFRAFPEVAAVYRRRFRHILVDEYQDTNHAQYALIRELTQAVSPEQVPESAPPHERENGLEAPALTVVGDSDQSIYAFRGADIRNIVEFERDFPGAEVILLEQNYRSKQTILDAANAVISQNFDRKAKNLFSELGAGDKIQGFTGYSQHDEAQFVADEIGKLIDEGYRYQDIAVFYRTNAQTRAMEDVFIRQALPYRIIGGTKFYERAEIKDLLAYLHAIANPADALAVRRILNTPKRGIGPATEATLVAHAEQAGITLSQALTEVDQMGLGPKVTGAISELSQLLIELRSTLDSATAAETLKAVIDRTGYRTLLERSNDPQDLARVENVDELLGVASEFSRGNQDGGLVEFLTEVSLVAAADELDDSGGTVSLMTLHTAKGLEFDAVFVTGVEEELLPHRMSANEPGGLAEERRLFYVGMTRAKNKLHLSLAMSRQTFGEAMVCAPSRFLREIPEELMQWRDSGLGDRALTAPRTSLEREPRSLPRPPREKNTQWANRIDTVVRDNSEMELAVGDRITHDDFGPGTISALTGAGPKRVAEVRFDQVGKKRLLVKIAPISLTPGV; this is encoded by the coding sequence ATGCTTCCCGCCGATTCACCCCTGCTCGAGGGATTAAACGACCGCCAAGCCCAAGCCGTCACCTCCCAAGCGGGCGCACTGCTGATTGTGGCCGGAGCGGGATCAGGAAAAACGAGTGTGCTGACGCGCAGGATTGCCGGCTTGATTGCCTCCAAAACAGCCTGGCCCAGCCAAATTCTCGCCATTACATTCACCAATAAAGCGGCCGGGGAAATGCGCGAGCGAGTGGCCGCCTTGGTCGGTGAGGCCAGCCAAGGCATGTGGATTTCGACTTTTCACTCCGCGTGTGTGCGCATCCTGCGCACCGAAGCGGAACGCTTTGGGTACACCAAAGCGTTCACGATTTACGATTCGGGTGACCAACGCGCACTCATTAAACGCCTTATTCGTGACCACGGTGCTGACCGTTTAGGGCTGACCCCTGCTTCGGTGTCAGGAAAAATGTCGCGGTTGAAAAATGAACTGGTTGATGTCGATAGTTACCGCGGCCAGGTGCGCGAATCTGACCCCAACGATGTGGCGTTCTATCAACTGTGGTCGGACTATCAGGCGGAACTTGCGCGCTCGCAAGCGTTCGATTTTGACGACCTGATTGTGCACACGGTTCAACTGTTTCGGGCGTTCCCGGAGGTGGCGGCGGTGTATCGGCGACGATTCCGTCACATTTTGGTGGACGAATACCAAGACACCAACCACGCCCAGTACGCCCTGATTCGTGAGTTGACTCAGGCCGTTTCGCCCGAACAGGTGCCCGAATCGGCCCCACCTCACGAGCGTGAGAATGGTCTTGAGGCGCCCGCCCTTACCGTGGTGGGTGACTCGGATCAGTCCATTTATGCCTTTAGAGGCGCGGACATCCGCAACATTGTCGAGTTTGAGCGCGACTTCCCCGGTGCGGAAGTGATCCTGCTAGAGCAAAACTATCGCTCAAAGCAGACTATTTTGGATGCCGCCAATGCGGTCATCTCACAAAACTTCGATCGGAAAGCCAAAAACCTTTTCTCCGAATTGGGCGCCGGCGACAAAATCCAAGGCTTCACCGGCTACAGCCAGCACGACGAAGCACAGTTTGTCGCCGATGAGATCGGAAAACTCATCGACGAGGGCTACCGCTACCAAGACATTGCTGTCTTTTACCGGACCAATGCTCAAACCCGAGCAATGGAAGATGTGTTCATTCGCCAGGCCCTGCCCTATCGAATTATTGGTGGCACCAAGTTCTACGAACGCGCCGAAATTAAAGACCTTCTCGCCTACCTCCACGCGATCGCAAACCCCGCTGACGCCCTCGCCGTGCGCCGAATTCTGAACACCCCGAAAAGGGGGATTGGTCCCGCCACGGAAGCCACGTTGGTCGCCCACGCCGAACAGGCCGGCATCACACTCAGCCAAGCACTGACCGAAGTGGATCAGATGGGCTTGGGCCCGAAAGTCACGGGCGCCATTAGTGAGTTGAGCCAACTGCTCATCGAGCTGCGCTCCACTCTCGATTCGGCTACCGCAGCAGAAACGTTGAAGGCGGTGATCGATCGCACCGGCTATCGCACGCTGTTAGAGCGCTCTAACGATCCGCAAGATCTCGCCCGCGTGGAAAACGTCGACGAATTACTCGGTGTGGCCAGTGAATTCTCCCGAGGCAACCAAGACGGTGGTTTGGTCGAATTCCTCACCGAAGTGTCTCTTGTCGCAGCAGCGGACGAATTAGATGACTCTGGTGGCACCGTCTCCCTCATGACCCTGCACACCGCGAAAGGCCTCGAGTTTGATGCGGTGTTTGTCACCGGCGTCGAAGAAGAGTTGTTGCCCCACCGGATGAGTGCCAACGAACCCGGTGGCCTCGCCGAAGAGCGTCGATTGTTCTATGTGGGAATGACTCGAGCAAAAAACAAACTGCACCTGTCGTTGGCGATGAGCCGTCAAACCTTCGGCGAAGCGATGGTGTGTGCCCCCAGTCGCTTCCTGCGAGAAATTCCGGAAGAGTTGATGCAGTGGCGGGACTCCGGCCTCGGTGACCGCGCGCTCACTGCGCCGCGTACTTCTCTCGAGCGCGAACCACGCTCACTGCCTCGGCCACCGCGGGAGAAGAATACCCAGTGGGCTAACCGGATTGACACGGTGGTGCGCGATAACTCGGAAATGGAACTCGCCGTGGGGGATCGAATCACTCACGACGATTTCGGCCCAGGGACCATTAGCGCCCTCACGGGTGCTGGGCCCAAAAGGGTTGCCGAGGTGCGTTTCGACCAGGTCGGCAAAAAGCGTCTCCTTGTCAAAATTGCCCCCATTTCACTCACACCAGGCGTCTAA
- the guaA gene encoding glutamine-hydrolyzing GMP synthase: MTTATVHTPRPVLVVDFGAQYAQLIARRVREAGVYSEIVPHTATAADIMAKDPLALVLSGGPASVYEPGSPELDPAVFDLDVPIFGICYGFQVMAQALGGEVAQTGSREYGRTEARVVNNTDPLLAGQPDTQVTWMSHGDQVVAAPPGFSVLATTEATPVAAFGDPATKRYGVQWHPEVRHTDWGQNVLEHFLHDIVGLAREWNADNVIADQVEAIRDTVGDARVICGLSGGVDSSVAAALVHRAIGDQLVCVFVDHGLLRAGEREQVERDFVQSTGVRLVTVDATKRFLGELSGVVDPESKRKIIGREFIRTFEQAAADLVREAAEDDAEVRFLVQGTLYPDVVESGGGAGTAVIKSHHNVGGLPDDLEFDLIEPLRTLFKDEVREIGRQLGVPEDIVARHPFPGPGLGIRIVGEVTAERLDLLRAADLIVREELTATGVDGEIWQCPVVLLADVRSVGVQGDGRTYGHPIVLRPVSSDDAMTADWTRLEHELLANISNRITNEVAGVNRVVLDITSKPPGTIEWE; this comes from the coding sequence GTGACCACAGCAACTGTTCACACCCCGAGACCCGTACTCGTGGTTGACTTCGGTGCCCAATACGCACAGCTCATCGCCCGGCGAGTGCGAGAAGCCGGTGTCTACTCAGAAATTGTCCCCCACACCGCCACAGCCGCTGACATTATGGCCAAAGATCCCCTTGCTCTGGTCTTAAGCGGTGGACCGGCGAGTGTGTATGAACCGGGTTCGCCGGAGTTGGACCCGGCCGTGTTTGATCTCGATGTGCCCATTTTTGGCATCTGTTACGGCTTCCAAGTGATGGCGCAAGCCCTCGGTGGTGAAGTCGCCCAGACGGGCAGCCGCGAATACGGTCGCACGGAAGCCCGAGTGGTCAACAACACCGACCCACTATTGGCGGGACAACCCGACACCCAGGTGACGTGGATGAGCCACGGCGATCAGGTGGTCGCTGCCCCTCCCGGTTTTTCTGTGCTCGCCACCACCGAGGCGACACCGGTGGCGGCTTTTGGGGACCCGGCCACCAAGCGCTACGGCGTCCAATGGCACCCCGAGGTGCGCCACACCGACTGGGGCCAAAACGTGTTGGAGCATTTCTTGCACGACATTGTCGGGCTTGCTCGCGAATGGAATGCCGACAATGTGATTGCCGACCAGGTGGAAGCGATTCGCGACACAGTCGGCGATGCGCGCGTGATTTGTGGTCTCTCCGGCGGGGTCGATTCGTCCGTGGCGGCCGCTCTAGTTCACCGCGCCATCGGTGACCAGTTGGTGTGTGTTTTTGTCGACCACGGGCTACTTCGAGCGGGTGAGCGTGAACAGGTCGAGCGTGATTTCGTGCAATCCACCGGTGTGCGCCTGGTGACTGTCGATGCCACTAAGCGCTTCCTGGGTGAACTCTCCGGCGTGGTAGACCCGGAGTCAAAGCGCAAAATCATTGGCCGGGAATTTATTCGCACCTTCGAACAGGCGGCAGCTGACCTGGTCCGAGAAGCGGCCGAAGATGACGCCGAGGTGCGGTTTTTAGTCCAAGGCACCCTGTATCCGGATGTGGTGGAAAGCGGTGGCGGTGCCGGCACAGCGGTCATTAAGAGCCACCACAATGTGGGGGGCCTGCCAGACGATTTAGAGTTTGACCTGATCGAGCCCCTGCGCACCCTGTTTAAAGATGAGGTGCGTGAGATTGGTCGGCAACTGGGTGTGCCAGAAGACATTGTCGCCAGGCACCCTTTCCCCGGACCGGGTTTGGGTATTCGCATTGTGGGTGAAGTCACCGCGGAGCGACTTGACCTGCTGCGTGCAGCGGACCTGATTGTCCGCGAAGAGCTCACCGCCACAGGTGTTGATGGGGAGATTTGGCAGTGCCCGGTGGTGTTGCTGGCGGATGTGCGCTCGGTGGGGGTCCAAGGTGACGGTAGGACCTACGGCCACCCCATCGTGTTGCGCCCGGTCTCCAGTGATGATGCGATGACGGCTGACTGGACGCGGCTGGAGCACGAGCTGTTGGCCAACATTTCTAACCGCATCACCAACGAAGTGGCCGGTGTGAACCGAGTGGTTTTGGACATTACGTCAAAGCCGCCCGGCACCATCGAATGGGAGTAG
- a CDS encoding DUF3817 domain-containing protein, translating into MEKMSPDASASAQPDESVQHDSVRQGRPAAHPSLPGALKFYRVAAYITGVLLLLLTVEIIAKYGYGYEVEMFGDEGLVALTPDGEVEAFNFSQAILIAHGWFYVVYLFASFRIWSILRWPFWRFLWLASGGLFPFLSFVIESGATTIIRQAIKEAHTP; encoded by the coding sequence ATGGAGAAGATGTCACCTGACGCCAGTGCTTCTGCACAACCCGATGAGTCCGTACAACACGATTCTGTGCGACAGGGTCGCCCTGCCGCACACCCGTCACTTCCAGGTGCCCTGAAGTTTTATCGCGTCGCGGCCTACATCACCGGGGTGTTGTTGTTGCTGCTGACCGTCGAAATTATCGCCAAATATGGCTACGGCTATGAGGTGGAAATGTTTGGCGATGAGGGCTTGGTGGCGCTCACTCCAGACGGTGAAGTCGAAGCGTTCAACTTTTCTCAAGCGATCCTCATCGCCCACGGCTGGTTCTATGTCGTCTACCTGTTCGCGTCGTTTCGGATTTGGTCGATTCTGCGGTGGCCCTTTTGGCGATTCTTGTGGCTTGCTTCCGGTGGGCTCTTCCCGTTCCTGTCTTTCGTCATAGAGTCTGGTGCGACCACAATCATTCGTCAGGCCATTAAGGAAGCTCACACCCCGTGA
- a CDS encoding DUF4190 domain-containing protein, with the protein MEFETEELPAPTRRRRARKRLNVLAPLAFLLSLVASPLAVVFGYLSIGQIRRADQRGAPLAWVAIGLGWLWVALFAVVLGALATIWLENPLWP; encoded by the coding sequence ATGGAATTCGAGACCGAGGAGTTGCCTGCGCCCACCAGGCGTCGGCGTGCACGAAAACGCCTCAACGTGCTTGCTCCTCTGGCCTTTCTGCTGTCGCTGGTCGCAAGCCCCCTTGCCGTCGTTTTTGGTTACCTGTCGATTGGGCAAATTCGTCGCGCCGATCAGCGGGGTGCACCTTTGGCGTGGGTGGCGATCGGCCTGGGTTGGTTGTGGGTGGCCCTATTCGCTGTGGTGTTGGGCGCACTGGCCACCATTTGGTTGGAAAACCCTCTCTGGCCGTAA
- a CDS encoding branched-chain amino acid ABC transporter permease: MILMTFALAVTGMALSAPAYADSVGEEYDFQVFGNVKNEGTPLEGVEIIIEGNGYEASVLTDENGQWNIGVPERGTYQITLVESTLPEGVAVLEGGPVQSFDWGFTNNVAYNFFIGEGERTPISTVDQFLMRVFDGLNFGLLLGLAAIGLSLIFGTTALPNFAQGEMVTFGALAALMFVVLGVPVWLAFPAAIALSGGFGWAIDAGVFGQLRRRGVGIVQMMIVSIGLSLSVRYVYQFFAGGGTAQLPGGTGSTEVPLFRTVALSVNDLISMAVSLIVIIAVGWWLLNTKMGKATRAVSDNASLAAASGIDVERVIRTVWVLSGALSGLAGILWAYFRPGLKWDMGEKILLFIFAAGVLGGLGTAFGALVGALIVGVFIETSALFIPSDLKYVGALVIMIVILLFRPQGILGKRERIG; encoded by the coding sequence ATGATTCTCATGACGTTTGCGTTAGCAGTGACCGGAATGGCGCTGTCTGCCCCGGCCTATGCCGACTCTGTGGGCGAAGAATACGACTTCCAAGTCTTTGGCAACGTCAAGAATGAGGGCACTCCACTTGAGGGTGTCGAAATCATCATTGAGGGCAACGGCTATGAAGCCTCAGTCCTCACCGACGAGAACGGCCAGTGGAATATTGGGGTTCCCGAGAGAGGCACCTACCAAATCACTCTGGTTGAGTCGACTCTTCCTGAAGGCGTCGCTGTGTTGGAAGGTGGGCCAGTCCAAAGTTTTGATTGGGGCTTCACCAACAACGTTGCCTACAACTTCTTTATCGGTGAAGGTGAGCGCACACCAATCAGCACCGTTGACCAATTCCTCATGCGAGTCTTCGACGGGCTGAACTTCGGCCTGCTGTTGGGGCTCGCCGCAATTGGCCTATCGCTCATTTTTGGAACCACTGCTCTGCCAAACTTCGCACAGGGTGAAATGGTCACCTTCGGAGCTCTGGCAGCCCTGATGTTTGTTGTCCTCGGGGTTCCGGTCTGGTTGGCATTCCCTGCCGCCATAGCTCTCTCCGGTGGATTTGGCTGGGCCATAGATGCCGGAGTGTTTGGCCAACTGCGGCGACGCGGTGTCGGCATCGTTCAGATGATGATTGTGAGTATTGGCCTCTCACTGAGCGTGCGCTACGTGTACCAGTTCTTCGCCGGAGGTGGCACCGCTCAACTTCCCGGCGGAACAGGGTCTACTGAAGTCCCCCTGTTTAGAACCGTCGCTCTCAGTGTCAATGACCTGATCAGCATGGCGGTCAGCCTCATCGTGATTATTGCCGTGGGCTGGTGGCTACTCAACACCAAAATGGGCAAAGCGACCCGTGCGGTGTCAGACAACGCGTCCTTGGCTGCAGCGTCCGGTATCGATGTCGAGCGAGTGATTAGAACTGTCTGGGTGCTATCTGGTGCCCTGTCCGGACTCGCAGGCATCCTCTGGGCCTACTTCCGTCCAGGCTTGAAGTGGGATATGGGAGAAAAAATCCTCCTCTTCATTTTCGCCGCCGGTGTTCTTGGCGGGTTGGGAACGGCATTTGGTGCGCTAGTCGGCGCGCTCATTGTGGGTGTCTTCATTGAGACCTCTGCGCTGTTTATTCCCTCGGACCTCAAATACGTTGGAGCATTGGTCATCATGATCGTGATTCTGCTGTTTAGGCCACAAGGAATTCTCGGCAAGAGAGAGCGAATAGGTTAG
- the guaB gene encoding IMP dehydrogenase, with protein sequence MESSPFELVGLTYDDVMLLPAHTDVIPSQADTTSRLTKRISVFAPLLSAAMDTVTESRMAISMARQGGIGVLHRNMSIEDQAAAVDKVKRSESGMITNPVTITPDATVADVDELCGRFRVSGVPVVEGEGKLVGIITNRDMRFVPDGEMATTVVRDVMTSSALITAPEGISREDALALFAKHKIEKLPLVNSDGLLRGLITVKDFDKSEKYPHATKDSQGRLRVAAAMGFFGDAWDRACALRDAGVDVLVVDTANGDSSGVLDIITRLKADSSFNDIDVIGGNVATREGAEALISAGADAIKVGVGPGSICTTRVVAGVGVPQVTAVYEASRAAIPAGVPVIADGGLQYSGDIAKAIVAGADSVMLGSLLAGTDESPGDLVFVDGKQFKHYRGMGSLGALQRRGEKTSYSRDRYFQADVPSDEQLIAEGIEGQVPYRGPLGSVVYQLLGGLRQSMFYTGAATIDELKVRGKFVRITPAGLKESHPHDIHRVVEAPNYNR encoded by the coding sequence GTGGAGTCAAGTCCTTTCGAATTAGTGGGTTTGACCTACGACGACGTCATGTTGCTACCCGCTCATACTGATGTCATTCCCTCCCAAGCGGACACCACCTCGCGCCTCACGAAACGCATTTCAGTGTTTGCGCCACTGCTGTCTGCGGCGATGGACACGGTGACGGAATCGCGTATGGCGATTTCGATGGCTCGCCAAGGCGGTATCGGTGTCCTCCACCGCAATATGTCCATTGAGGACCAGGCGGCAGCCGTCGACAAGGTGAAGCGCAGCGAGTCGGGCATGATCACGAACCCGGTCACCATTACTCCCGATGCGACGGTGGCCGACGTTGATGAGCTGTGTGGACGCTTTCGTGTCTCCGGGGTTCCCGTCGTGGAAGGCGAGGGAAAGCTTGTCGGGATCATTACCAACCGCGATATGCGGTTTGTGCCTGATGGCGAAATGGCCACCACAGTTGTTCGCGATGTGATGACCAGCAGCGCTTTGATTACGGCGCCGGAGGGAATCAGCAGAGAAGACGCTCTGGCCCTTTTCGCGAAGCACAAAATTGAAAAGCTTCCCCTGGTGAACAGTGACGGGCTCCTCAGGGGACTCATCACAGTCAAAGATTTTGACAAGTCGGAGAAATATCCCCACGCCACGAAAGATTCCCAAGGCCGGCTGCGGGTTGCCGCGGCCATGGGGTTCTTCGGTGATGCCTGGGATCGTGCGTGTGCGCTGCGGGATGCGGGTGTCGATGTCCTCGTGGTGGATACCGCTAACGGGGACAGTTCTGGAGTGTTGGACATCATCACCCGGCTGAAAGCCGACAGTTCCTTCAATGACATCGATGTCATTGGTGGAAACGTGGCCACCCGTGAGGGTGCCGAGGCACTGATTTCGGCCGGCGCCGACGCCATCAAAGTGGGTGTGGGCCCGGGGTCCATTTGCACGACCCGCGTAGTGGCCGGAGTGGGTGTTCCCCAGGTCACTGCCGTGTATGAGGCCTCTCGGGCCGCAATCCCTGCCGGTGTTCCGGTCATTGCTGACGGAGGCCTGCAGTATTCGGGCGATATCGCCAAAGCCATCGTGGCGGGCGCGGACAGTGTCATGTTGGGTTCGCTTCTTGCCGGAACGGATGAATCCCCGGGGGATTTGGTTTTCGTCGACGGCAAACAGTTCAAGCACTACCGGGGGATGGGGTCCTTGGGTGCACTGCAGCGTCGCGGTGAAAAAACCTCCTACTCTCGCGATCGTTACTTCCAGGCGGATGTGCCAAGCGATGAGCAACTCATCGCTGAAGGCATCGAAGGTCAAGTCCCCTACCGGGGACCCTTGGGTTCTGTGGTTTACCAACTACTCGGTGGTCTGAGGCAGTCCATGTTTTACACCGGTGCGGCCACCATTGATGAGTTGAAAGTCCGTGGCAAATTTGTGCGGATCACTCCCGCAGGCCTCAAAGAGTCCCACCCGCACGACATCCACCGTGTGGTGGAAGCCCCCAACTACAACCGATAA
- a CDS encoding SURF1 family protein has product MAKRPKWIGALVLALTIAAVFAGLGQWQWERSFANVDVPTRETETPVELGSVASPQSVISTDASGRMVSVECDVVGGDDLWITDRLHPDGRGDWLIRHCQTPEGHSLAVAAGWLPASEATQRVEGFSAPTGQDLVGRYVPTESPQSSDFEAGERSAISVAELINLWEQPGPVYGGYLVSSVAPEGLRAISTAPPPPDGELNWLNLFYAAEWAIFALFAIYLWYRLVRDEWESEQASQPEGAKA; this is encoded by the coding sequence GTGGCCAAAAGGCCAAAGTGGATTGGTGCGCTGGTGTTGGCGTTGACCATCGCTGCCGTGTTTGCCGGTCTGGGACAGTGGCAGTGGGAGCGAAGCTTCGCCAATGTTGATGTGCCCACCAGGGAAACCGAAACCCCCGTGGAATTGGGGTCTGTGGCTTCCCCGCAGTCGGTGATTTCCACTGACGCCAGTGGTCGGATGGTGAGCGTTGAGTGTGATGTTGTGGGTGGTGACGATCTGTGGATCACCGATCGGCTCCACCCTGATGGTCGTGGTGATTGGTTGATTCGACACTGCCAGACACCGGAAGGGCACTCTTTAGCAGTCGCGGCGGGGTGGCTTCCGGCCTCGGAGGCAACCCAGCGGGTGGAAGGATTCAGTGCTCCAACCGGTCAGGATCTGGTGGGTCGTTACGTTCCGACAGAGTCACCCCAGTCGTCGGATTTTGAAGCGGGGGAGCGAAGCGCCATTTCGGTGGCCGAATTGATTAACCTCTGGGAGCAACCGGGCCCGGTCTATGGCGGCTACCTAGTGTCGTCTGTTGCCCCGGAAGGGTTGCGTGCGATTTCCACGGCACCGCCCCCACCGGATGGTGAGCTCAACTGGTTGAACCTGTTTTACGCGGCCGAGTGGGCAATTTTTGCCCTTTTCGCTATTTATCTCTGGTACCGGCTCGTGAGAGACGAGTGGGAGTCGGAACAGGCATCACAGCCCGAAGGGGCCAAAGCTTAG
- a CDS encoding Bax inhibitor-1/YccA family protein produces the protein MANSNPAFSRSAVFNQPVRPTASVAELDELYGRPSATPSETGRMSYNDTIMKTLISFGVLVIGALVGWVVPFLAIPAAIAGFVLALVNIFKKVPSRGLILTFAAVQGVFVGGISAIFNTMWDGIVTQAVFGTLGVVGVTLFLFLSGKLRATPRLTRIAIVGMFGYLAFSLVNFGLVMFGATDSMFGLRSYEIFGIPLGLILGVVIVLLAVYSLVLDFESIKSGVEGGAPEIYGWQAAFGIVVTVVWLYVEILRILAILRGE, from the coding sequence ATGGCCAATTCAAACCCTGCGTTTAGTCGCTCAGCGGTGTTCAACCAGCCCGTTCGACCGACCGCGAGTGTGGCCGAGCTTGATGAGCTGTACGGCCGCCCATCGGCGACCCCGTCGGAAACCGGACGGATGAGCTACAACGACACCATCATGAAAACCCTCATCAGTTTTGGGGTTCTCGTCATCGGCGCACTCGTCGGATGGGTTGTTCCATTCCTCGCCATCCCCGCCGCCATCGCCGGTTTCGTGTTGGCCCTGGTCAACATTTTCAAAAAGGTGCCCTCAAGAGGCCTAATCCTCACTTTTGCCGCCGTCCAGGGTGTGTTTGTGGGCGGGATTTCCGCCATTTTCAACACCATGTGGGACGGCATCGTCACCCAGGCGGTCTTTGGAACCCTCGGTGTTGTCGGAGTGACCCTGTTTTTGTTCCTCAGTGGAAAACTGCGCGCCACTCCGCGTCTCACCCGGATCGCCATTGTGGGAATGTTTGGTTACTTGGCGTTCTCGCTGGTGAACTTCGGACTGGTCATGTTCGGCGCAACCGATTCAATGTTTGGCCTGCGGAGCTACGAAATCTTTGGCATCCCCCTGGGCCTCATCCTCGGTGTCGTCATTGTGCTCCTCGCCGTCTACTCGCTCGTGCTCGACTTTGAGTCGATCAAGTCGGGCGTCGAAGGTGGCGCGCCAGAGATTTACGGCTGGCAGGCAGCCTTCGGCATTGTGGTCACCGTCGTGTGGCTCTACGTCGAAATCTTGCGCATCCTCGCCATCCTGCGAGGCGAATAA